The Orcinus orca chromosome 16, mOrcOrc1.1, whole genome shotgun sequence genome includes a window with the following:
- the CIITA gene encoding MHC class II transactivator isoform X7, protein MSERRRNTRGGGGSGQHTTMELGPLEGGYLELLNSNADPLHLYHLYDRMDLAGEEELELCSEPDTDTINCEQFSRLLCDMEGDEETREAYANIAELDQYVFQDSQLEGLSKDIFIEHIGLEEMISESVEVLEEAGQKSQKRPFPEELPVDLKHRKLADPLAMPVVTSAFLVGLVSDSSAQPCPSPPALFNKEPAPSQTRLEDTVPPSSSLLSCLSLPAGPIQIIPTLSTLPQGLWQISGAGTGVSSILIYQGEMPQASQTPASSCTAVHSLPKSPDRPGSTSPFAPSAADLPSMPEPALTSRTNLTEDEMSPTQCPAAHEASSKLPKWPESVEQFYCSLRNKYQAKPAGPEGILVEVDLVRVRLERSSGKSQDRELTTLDWAERQPARGSLGEVLLASSNHRRPRETQVIAVLGKAGQGKSHWVQTVSWAWACGQLPQYDFFFCIPCHCLDRPGDTYRLQDLLFSLGSQPLSVDDEVFSYILRRPDRILLILDAFEELEAQDGFLHSAGGPTSAEARSLRGLLAGLFQRKLLRGCTLLLTARPRGRLAQSLSKADALFEVAGFSAQQAETYVMRYFECSGTTEHQKRALALLQSQPFLLSHSHSPTVCRAVCQLLEALLELGDEAQLPSTLTGLYVGLLGPGARDSPPGALVGLARLAWELGRGHQSSLREGQFPSAEVRVWAVAQGLVQPTPGAPETKLAFSSFLLQCFLGAVWLALSSEIKDKELPQYLALTPRKKRPYDNWLEGVPRFLVGLVFQPRACCLGALAGLAGSASAVRKQEVLTRYLKRLQPGALKAGRLLELLHCAHEALDAGLWQHVLQGLPAHLSFLGTRLTPPDTYVLGSALEAAGRDFSLDLRSTGVDPSGLGSLVGLSCVTRFRAALSDTVELWESLQQHGEAKLLRAVKEKFTIEPFKAESMKDVEDLGNLVQIQRTRSSSEDTPGELPAIRDLKKLEFALGPILGPQAFPKLVKILEAFSSLQHLDLDSLSENKIGDEGVAQLSATFPQLKALETLNLSQNNITDLGACKLAEALPLLAASLLRLSLYNNCICDVGAESLAHVLPDMVSLRVLDVQYNKFTAAGAQQLTASLRKCPHVEKLAMWTPTIPFGVQEHLQQLDSRIILR, encoded by the exons GCAGTGGACAGCACACAACCATGGAGTTGGGGCCTCTAGAAGGTGGGTACCTGGAGCTTCTCAACAGCAATGCTGACCCTTTGCATCTCTACCACCTCTATGACCGGATGGACCTGGCTGGAGAAGAAGAGCTAGAGCTCTGCTCAG AACCTGATACGGACACCATCAACTGCGAACAGTTCAGCAGGCTGTTGTGTGATATGGAAGGTGATGAAGAGACCAGGGAGGCTTATGCCAATATCG CGGAACTGGACCAGTATGTCTTCCAGGATTCCCAGCTGGAGGGCCTGAGCAAAGACATTTTCA TCGAGCACATAGGACTGGAAGAAATGATCAGCGAGAGTGTGGAGGTGCTGGAGGAAGCAGGACAGAAAAGTCAGAAAAGAC CCTTCCCAGAGGAGCTGCCTGTGGATCTGAAGCACAGGAAGCTAG CTGACCCCCTAGCCATGCCCGTGGTGACTAGTGCTTTCCTGGTGGGGCTAGTGAGTGACTCTTCAGCTCAGCCCTGCCCATCACCACCTGCTCTGTTCAACAAGGAGCCAGCACCCAGCCAGACCCGGCTGGAGGACACCG TGCCCCCTTCCAGTTCCTTGTTGAGCTGCCTGAGTCTCCCTGCTGGACCCATCCAGATCATCCCCACTCTCTCCACTCTGCCCCAGGGGCTCTGGCAAATCTCAGGGGCTGGGACAGGGGTCTCCAGTATACTCATCTACCAAG GTGAGATGCCCCAGGCCAGCCAAACACCCGCCTCCAGCTGCACAGCTGTCCACAGCCTCCCAAAGTCCCCAGACCGGCCCGGCTCCACCAGCCCCTTTGCCCCATCGGCAGCTGACCTCCCCAGCATGCCTGAACCAGCCCTGACCTCCCGTACAAACCTAACAG AGGATGAGATGTCCCCCACCCAATGCCCAGCAGCTCACGAGGCATCCAGCAAGCTTCCCAAGTGGCCTG AGAGTGTGGAACAATTCTACTGCTCGCTACGGAACAAGTACCAGGCTAAGCCCGCAGGCCCAGAAGGCATCCTGGTGGAGGTGGacctggtgagggtaaggctggAGAGGAGCAGCGGCAAAAGCCAGGACAGAGAGCTGACCACCCTGGACTGGGCAGAGCGGCAGCCGGCCCGAGGAAGTCTGGGCGAGGTGCTGCTGGCCTCTAGCAACCACCGGCGGCCACGTGAGACGCAGGTGATCGCCGTGCTGGGCAAAGCAGGACAGGGGAAGAGTCACTGGGTCCAGACCGtgagctgggcctgggcctgcGGCCAGCTGCCACAGTACGACTTTTTCTTCTGCATCCCCTGCCACTGTTTGGACCGTCCGGGGGACACCTACCGCCTGCAGGATCTGCTCTTCTCCCTGGGTTCACAGCCACTGTCAGTGGACGACGAGGTCTTCAGTTACATCTTGAGGAGGCCCGACCGCATTCTGCTCATCCTGGATGCCTTCGAGGAGCTCGAAGCCCAAGACGGCTTCCTGCACAGTGCGGGTGGACCCACGTCAGCAGAAGCCCGCTCCCTCCGGGGGCTGCTGGCGGGCCTCTTCCAGCGCAAGCTGCTGAGAGGCTGCACCCTGCTGCTTACAGCCCGGCCCCGGGGCCGCCTGGCCCAGAGCCTGAGCAAGGCCGACGCTCTGTTCGAAGTGGCCGGCTTCTCCGCCCAGCAGGCCGAGACCTATGTGATGCGCTACTTTGAGTGTTCGGGGACCACCGAGCACCAAAAGAGAGCCCTGGCGCTCCTCCAGTCCCAGCCATTTCTCCTGAGTCACAGCCATAGCCCCACTGTGTGCCGGGCCGTGTGCCAGCTCTTGGAGGCCCTCCTGGAGCTAGGTGATGAGGCCCAGCTGCCTTCCACGCTCACGGGACTCTATGTTGGCTTACTAGGCCCAGGAGCCCGTGACAGCCCCCCAGGGGCCCTGGTGGGACTGGCCAGGCTGGCCTGGGAGCTGGGCCGCGGTCACCAGAGCAGCCTGCGGGAGGGCCAGTTCCCATCGGCCGAGGTGAGGGTCTGGGCTGTGGCCCAAGGCTTGGTGCAGCCCACCCCGGGGGCCCCGGAGACCAAGCTGGCCTTCTCCAGCTTCCTCCTGCAATGCTTCCTGGGGGCCGTGTGGCTGGCTCTGAGCAGCGAAATCAAGGACAAGGAGCTGCCGCAGTATTTGGCATTGACCCCGAGGAAGAAGAGGCCCTATGACAACTGGCTGGAGGGCGTGCCGCGCTTTCTGGTCGGGCTGGTCTTCCAGCCTCGTGCCTGCTGCCTGGGAGCCCTGGCAGGGCTGGCGGGCTCCGCCTCAGCGGTCAGGAAGCAGGAGGTGCTCACCAGGTACCTGAAGCGGCTGCAGCCTGGGGCGCTGAAGGCGGGGCGGCTGCTGGAGCTGCTGCACTGCGCCCACGAGGCGCTGGATGCCGGGCTTTGGCAGCATGTGCTGCAGGGGCTCCCGGCCCACCTCTCGTTCCTGGGCACCCGGCTCACACCTCCCGACACCTACGTGCTGGGCAGTGCCTTGGAGGCGGCGGGCCGAGACTTCTCCCTGGACCTCCGCAGCACTGGCGTTGACCCCTCTGGACTGGGGAGCCTCGTGGGACTCAGCTGTGTCACCCGTTTCAG GGCTGCCTTGAGTGACACAGTGGAGCTGTGGGAGTCCCTACAGCAGCATGGGGAGGCCAAGTTACTCCGAGCAGTGAAGGAGAAGTTCACCATTGAGCCTTTCAAGGCTGAATCCATGAAGGATGTGGAAGACCTGGGCAACCTTGTGCAGATCCAGAG GACAAGAAGTTCCTCTGAAGACACGCCTGGGGAACTCCCTGCCATCCGAGACTTAAAGAAGCTGGAGTTTGC GCTGGGCCCCATCTTGGGCCCTCAGGCTTTTCCCAAACTGGTGAAGATCCTTGAGGCCTTTTCTTCCCTTCAGCATCTGGA CCTGGACTCACTGAGTGAGAACAAGATCGGGGATGAGGGTGTCGCCCAGCTCTCGGCCACCTTCCCTCAGCTGAAGGCCCTGGAGACGCTCAA TTTGTcccagaacaatatcactgactTGGGTGCCTGCAAGCTGGCGGAGGCCCTGCCCTTGCTGGCTGCGTCCCTCCTCAGGCTGAG CTTGTACAATAACTGCATCTGCGATGTGGGAGCTGAGAGCCTGGCACACGTGCTTCCAGACATGGTGTCCCTCCGGGTGCTGGA TGTCCAGTACAACAAATTCACAGCTGCCGGGGCCCAGCAGCTCACTGCCAGCCTGAGAAAGTGCCCTCACGTGGAGAAGCTGGC GATGTGGACGCCCACCATCCCTTTTGGCGTCCAGGAACACCTGCAGCAGCTGGACTCAAGGATCATCCTGAGATGA
- the CIITA gene encoding MHC class II transactivator isoform X4, which produces MNHFQTILSQVRMLLSSHRPSQVQALLDNLLAEDLLSREYHYALLHEPDGEALARKISLTLMEKGDPDLAPLGWIWSGLQAPAAERDSGYKDPGGSGQHTTMELGPLEGGYLELLNSNADPLHLYHLYDRMDLAGEEELELCSEPDTDTINCEQFSRLLCDMEGDEETREAYANIAELDQYVFQDSQLEGLSKDIFIEHIGLEEMISESVEVLEEAGQKSQKRPFPEELPVDLKHRKLVPPSSSLLSCLSLPAGPIQIIPTLSTLPQGLWQISGAGTGVSSILIYQGEMPQASQTPASSCTAVHSLPKSPDRPGSTSPFAPSAADLPSMPEPALTSRTNLTEDEMSPTQCPAAHEASSKLPKWPESVEQFYCSLRNKYQAKPAGPEGILVEVDLVRVRLERSSGKSQDRELTTLDWAERQPARGSLGEVLLASSNHRRPRETQVIAVLGKAGQGKSHWVQTVSWAWACGQLPQYDFFFCIPCHCLDRPGDTYRLQDLLFSLGSQPLSVDDEVFSYILRRPDRILLILDAFEELEAQDGFLHSAGGPTSAEARSLRGLLAGLFQRKLLRGCTLLLTARPRGRLAQSLSKADALFEVAGFSAQQAETYVMRYFECSGTTEHQKRALALLQSQPFLLSHSHSPTVCRAVCQLLEALLELGDEAQLPSTLTGLYVGLLGPGARDSPPGALVGLARLAWELGRGHQSSLREGQFPSAEVRVWAVAQGLVQPTPGAPETKLAFSSFLLQCFLGAVWLALSSEIKDKELPQYLALTPRKKRPYDNWLEGVPRFLVGLVFQPRACCLGALAGLAGSASAVRKQEVLTRYLKRLQPGALKAGRLLELLHCAHEALDAGLWQHVLQGLPAHLSFLGTRLTPPDTYVLGSALEAAGRDFSLDLRSTGVDPSGLGSLVGLSCVTRFRAALSDTVELWESLQQHGEAKLLRAVKEKFTIEPFKAESMKDVEDLGNLVQIQRTRSSSEDTPGELPAIRDLKKLEFALGPILGPQAFPKLVKILEAFSSLQHLDLDSLSENKIGDEGVAQLSATFPQLKALETLNLSQNNITDLGACKLAEALPLLAASLLRLSLYNNCICDVGAESLAHVLPDMVSLRVLDVQYNKFTAAGAQQLTASLRKCPHVEKLAMWTPTIPFGVQEHLQQLDSRIILR; this is translated from the exons GCAGTGGACAGCACACAACCATGGAGTTGGGGCCTCTAGAAGGTGGGTACCTGGAGCTTCTCAACAGCAATGCTGACCCTTTGCATCTCTACCACCTCTATGACCGGATGGACCTGGCTGGAGAAGAAGAGCTAGAGCTCTGCTCAG AACCTGATACGGACACCATCAACTGCGAACAGTTCAGCAGGCTGTTGTGTGATATGGAAGGTGATGAAGAGACCAGGGAGGCTTATGCCAATATCG CGGAACTGGACCAGTATGTCTTCCAGGATTCCCAGCTGGAGGGCCTGAGCAAAGACATTTTCA TCGAGCACATAGGACTGGAAGAAATGATCAGCGAGAGTGTGGAGGTGCTGGAGGAAGCAGGACAGAAAAGTCAGAAAAGAC CCTTCCCAGAGGAGCTGCCTGTGGATCTGAAGCACAGGAAGCTAG TGCCCCCTTCCAGTTCCTTGTTGAGCTGCCTGAGTCTCCCTGCTGGACCCATCCAGATCATCCCCACTCTCTCCACTCTGCCCCAGGGGCTCTGGCAAATCTCAGGGGCTGGGACAGGGGTCTCCAGTATACTCATCTACCAAG GTGAGATGCCCCAGGCCAGCCAAACACCCGCCTCCAGCTGCACAGCTGTCCACAGCCTCCCAAAGTCCCCAGACCGGCCCGGCTCCACCAGCCCCTTTGCCCCATCGGCAGCTGACCTCCCCAGCATGCCTGAACCAGCCCTGACCTCCCGTACAAACCTAACAG AGGATGAGATGTCCCCCACCCAATGCCCAGCAGCTCACGAGGCATCCAGCAAGCTTCCCAAGTGGCCTG AGAGTGTGGAACAATTCTACTGCTCGCTACGGAACAAGTACCAGGCTAAGCCCGCAGGCCCAGAAGGCATCCTGGTGGAGGTGGacctggtgagggtaaggctggAGAGGAGCAGCGGCAAAAGCCAGGACAGAGAGCTGACCACCCTGGACTGGGCAGAGCGGCAGCCGGCCCGAGGAAGTCTGGGCGAGGTGCTGCTGGCCTCTAGCAACCACCGGCGGCCACGTGAGACGCAGGTGATCGCCGTGCTGGGCAAAGCAGGACAGGGGAAGAGTCACTGGGTCCAGACCGtgagctgggcctgggcctgcGGCCAGCTGCCACAGTACGACTTTTTCTTCTGCATCCCCTGCCACTGTTTGGACCGTCCGGGGGACACCTACCGCCTGCAGGATCTGCTCTTCTCCCTGGGTTCACAGCCACTGTCAGTGGACGACGAGGTCTTCAGTTACATCTTGAGGAGGCCCGACCGCATTCTGCTCATCCTGGATGCCTTCGAGGAGCTCGAAGCCCAAGACGGCTTCCTGCACAGTGCGGGTGGACCCACGTCAGCAGAAGCCCGCTCCCTCCGGGGGCTGCTGGCGGGCCTCTTCCAGCGCAAGCTGCTGAGAGGCTGCACCCTGCTGCTTACAGCCCGGCCCCGGGGCCGCCTGGCCCAGAGCCTGAGCAAGGCCGACGCTCTGTTCGAAGTGGCCGGCTTCTCCGCCCAGCAGGCCGAGACCTATGTGATGCGCTACTTTGAGTGTTCGGGGACCACCGAGCACCAAAAGAGAGCCCTGGCGCTCCTCCAGTCCCAGCCATTTCTCCTGAGTCACAGCCATAGCCCCACTGTGTGCCGGGCCGTGTGCCAGCTCTTGGAGGCCCTCCTGGAGCTAGGTGATGAGGCCCAGCTGCCTTCCACGCTCACGGGACTCTATGTTGGCTTACTAGGCCCAGGAGCCCGTGACAGCCCCCCAGGGGCCCTGGTGGGACTGGCCAGGCTGGCCTGGGAGCTGGGCCGCGGTCACCAGAGCAGCCTGCGGGAGGGCCAGTTCCCATCGGCCGAGGTGAGGGTCTGGGCTGTGGCCCAAGGCTTGGTGCAGCCCACCCCGGGGGCCCCGGAGACCAAGCTGGCCTTCTCCAGCTTCCTCCTGCAATGCTTCCTGGGGGCCGTGTGGCTGGCTCTGAGCAGCGAAATCAAGGACAAGGAGCTGCCGCAGTATTTGGCATTGACCCCGAGGAAGAAGAGGCCCTATGACAACTGGCTGGAGGGCGTGCCGCGCTTTCTGGTCGGGCTGGTCTTCCAGCCTCGTGCCTGCTGCCTGGGAGCCCTGGCAGGGCTGGCGGGCTCCGCCTCAGCGGTCAGGAAGCAGGAGGTGCTCACCAGGTACCTGAAGCGGCTGCAGCCTGGGGCGCTGAAGGCGGGGCGGCTGCTGGAGCTGCTGCACTGCGCCCACGAGGCGCTGGATGCCGGGCTTTGGCAGCATGTGCTGCAGGGGCTCCCGGCCCACCTCTCGTTCCTGGGCACCCGGCTCACACCTCCCGACACCTACGTGCTGGGCAGTGCCTTGGAGGCGGCGGGCCGAGACTTCTCCCTGGACCTCCGCAGCACTGGCGTTGACCCCTCTGGACTGGGGAGCCTCGTGGGACTCAGCTGTGTCACCCGTTTCAG GGCTGCCTTGAGTGACACAGTGGAGCTGTGGGAGTCCCTACAGCAGCATGGGGAGGCCAAGTTACTCCGAGCAGTGAAGGAGAAGTTCACCATTGAGCCTTTCAAGGCTGAATCCATGAAGGATGTGGAAGACCTGGGCAACCTTGTGCAGATCCAGAG GACAAGAAGTTCCTCTGAAGACACGCCTGGGGAACTCCCTGCCATCCGAGACTTAAAGAAGCTGGAGTTTGC GCTGGGCCCCATCTTGGGCCCTCAGGCTTTTCCCAAACTGGTGAAGATCCTTGAGGCCTTTTCTTCCCTTCAGCATCTGGA CCTGGACTCACTGAGTGAGAACAAGATCGGGGATGAGGGTGTCGCCCAGCTCTCGGCCACCTTCCCTCAGCTGAAGGCCCTGGAGACGCTCAA TTTGTcccagaacaatatcactgactTGGGTGCCTGCAAGCTGGCGGAGGCCCTGCCCTTGCTGGCTGCGTCCCTCCTCAGGCTGAG CTTGTACAATAACTGCATCTGCGATGTGGGAGCTGAGAGCCTGGCACACGTGCTTCCAGACATGGTGTCCCTCCGGGTGCTGGA TGTCCAGTACAACAAATTCACAGCTGCCGGGGCCCAGCAGCTCACTGCCAGCCTGAGAAAGTGCCCTCACGTGGAGAAGCTGGC GATGTGGACGCCCACCATCCCTTTTGGCGTCCAGGAACACCTGCAGCAGCTGGACTCAAGGATCATCCTGAGATGA
- the CIITA gene encoding MHC class II transactivator isoform X2: MNHFQTILSQVRMLLSSHRPSQVQALLDNLLAEDLLSREYHYALLHEPDGEALARKISLTLMEKGDPDLAPLGWIWSGLQAPAAERDSGYKDPGGSGQHTTMELGPLEGGYLELLNSNADPLHLYHLYDRMDLAGEEELELCSEPDTDTINCEQFSRLLCDMEGDEETREAYANIAELDQYVFQDSQLEGLSKDIFIEHIGLEEMISESVEVLEEAGQKSQKRPFPEELPVDLKHRKLADPLAMPVVTSAFLVGLVSDSSAQPCPSPPALFNKEPAPSQTRLEDTVPPSSSLLSCLSLPAGPIQIIPTLSTLPQGLWQISGAGTGVSSILIYQGEMPQASQTPASSCTAVHSLPKSPDRPGSTSPFAPSAADLPSMPEPALTSRTNLTEDEMSPTQCPAAHEASSKLPKWPESVEQFYCSLRNKYQAKPAGPEGILVEVDLVRVRLERSSGKSQDRELTTLDWAERQPARGSLGEVLLASSNHRRPRETQVIAVLGKAGQGKSHWVQTVSWAWACGQLPQYDFFFCIPCHCLDRPGDTYRLQDLLFSLGSQPLSVDDEVFSYILRRPDRILLILDAFEELEAQDGFLHSAGGPTSAEARSLRGLLAGLFQRKLLRGCTLLLTARPRGRLAQSLSKADALFEVAGFSAQQAETYVMRYFECSGTTEHQKRALALLQSQPFLLSHSHSPTVCRAVCQLLEALLELGDEAQLPSTLTGLYVGLLGPGARDSPPGALVGLARLAWELGRGHQSSLREGQFPSAEVRVWAVAQGLVQPTPGAPETKLAFSSFLLQCFLGAVWLALSSEIKDKELPQYLALTPRKKRPYDNWLEGVPRFLVGLVFQPRACCLGALAGLAGSASAVRKQEVLTRYLKRLQPGALKAGRLLELLHCAHEALDAGLWQHVLQGLPAHLSFLGTRLTPPDTYVLGSALEAAGRDFSLDLRSTGVDPSGLGSLVGLSCVTRFRAALSDTVELWESLQQHGEAKLLRAVKEKFTIEPFKAESMKDVEDLGNLVQIQRTRSSSEDTPGELPAIRDLKKLEFALGPILGPQAFPKLVKILEAFSSLQHLDLDSLSENKIGDEGVAQLSATFPQLKALETLNLSQNNITDLGACKLAEALPLLAASLLRLSLYNNCICDVGAESLAHVLPDMVSLRVLDVQYNKFTAAGAQQLTASLRKCPHVEKLAMWTPTIPFGVQEHLQQLDSRIILR, encoded by the exons GCAGTGGACAGCACACAACCATGGAGTTGGGGCCTCTAGAAGGTGGGTACCTGGAGCTTCTCAACAGCAATGCTGACCCTTTGCATCTCTACCACCTCTATGACCGGATGGACCTGGCTGGAGAAGAAGAGCTAGAGCTCTGCTCAG AACCTGATACGGACACCATCAACTGCGAACAGTTCAGCAGGCTGTTGTGTGATATGGAAGGTGATGAAGAGACCAGGGAGGCTTATGCCAATATCG CGGAACTGGACCAGTATGTCTTCCAGGATTCCCAGCTGGAGGGCCTGAGCAAAGACATTTTCA TCGAGCACATAGGACTGGAAGAAATGATCAGCGAGAGTGTGGAGGTGCTGGAGGAAGCAGGACAGAAAAGTCAGAAAAGAC CCTTCCCAGAGGAGCTGCCTGTGGATCTGAAGCACAGGAAGCTAG CTGACCCCCTAGCCATGCCCGTGGTGACTAGTGCTTTCCTGGTGGGGCTAGTGAGTGACTCTTCAGCTCAGCCCTGCCCATCACCACCTGCTCTGTTCAACAAGGAGCCAGCACCCAGCCAGACCCGGCTGGAGGACACCG TGCCCCCTTCCAGTTCCTTGTTGAGCTGCCTGAGTCTCCCTGCTGGACCCATCCAGATCATCCCCACTCTCTCCACTCTGCCCCAGGGGCTCTGGCAAATCTCAGGGGCTGGGACAGGGGTCTCCAGTATACTCATCTACCAAG GTGAGATGCCCCAGGCCAGCCAAACACCCGCCTCCAGCTGCACAGCTGTCCACAGCCTCCCAAAGTCCCCAGACCGGCCCGGCTCCACCAGCCCCTTTGCCCCATCGGCAGCTGACCTCCCCAGCATGCCTGAACCAGCCCTGACCTCCCGTACAAACCTAACAG AGGATGAGATGTCCCCCACCCAATGCCCAGCAGCTCACGAGGCATCCAGCAAGCTTCCCAAGTGGCCTG AGAGTGTGGAACAATTCTACTGCTCGCTACGGAACAAGTACCAGGCTAAGCCCGCAGGCCCAGAAGGCATCCTGGTGGAGGTGGacctggtgagggtaaggctggAGAGGAGCAGCGGCAAAAGCCAGGACAGAGAGCTGACCACCCTGGACTGGGCAGAGCGGCAGCCGGCCCGAGGAAGTCTGGGCGAGGTGCTGCTGGCCTCTAGCAACCACCGGCGGCCACGTGAGACGCAGGTGATCGCCGTGCTGGGCAAAGCAGGACAGGGGAAGAGTCACTGGGTCCAGACCGtgagctgggcctgggcctgcGGCCAGCTGCCACAGTACGACTTTTTCTTCTGCATCCCCTGCCACTGTTTGGACCGTCCGGGGGACACCTACCGCCTGCAGGATCTGCTCTTCTCCCTGGGTTCACAGCCACTGTCAGTGGACGACGAGGTCTTCAGTTACATCTTGAGGAGGCCCGACCGCATTCTGCTCATCCTGGATGCCTTCGAGGAGCTCGAAGCCCAAGACGGCTTCCTGCACAGTGCGGGTGGACCCACGTCAGCAGAAGCCCGCTCCCTCCGGGGGCTGCTGGCGGGCCTCTTCCAGCGCAAGCTGCTGAGAGGCTGCACCCTGCTGCTTACAGCCCGGCCCCGGGGCCGCCTGGCCCAGAGCCTGAGCAAGGCCGACGCTCTGTTCGAAGTGGCCGGCTTCTCCGCCCAGCAGGCCGAGACCTATGTGATGCGCTACTTTGAGTGTTCGGGGACCACCGAGCACCAAAAGAGAGCCCTGGCGCTCCTCCAGTCCCAGCCATTTCTCCTGAGTCACAGCCATAGCCCCACTGTGTGCCGGGCCGTGTGCCAGCTCTTGGAGGCCCTCCTGGAGCTAGGTGATGAGGCCCAGCTGCCTTCCACGCTCACGGGACTCTATGTTGGCTTACTAGGCCCAGGAGCCCGTGACAGCCCCCCAGGGGCCCTGGTGGGACTGGCCAGGCTGGCCTGGGAGCTGGGCCGCGGTCACCAGAGCAGCCTGCGGGAGGGCCAGTTCCCATCGGCCGAGGTGAGGGTCTGGGCTGTGGCCCAAGGCTTGGTGCAGCCCACCCCGGGGGCCCCGGAGACCAAGCTGGCCTTCTCCAGCTTCCTCCTGCAATGCTTCCTGGGGGCCGTGTGGCTGGCTCTGAGCAGCGAAATCAAGGACAAGGAGCTGCCGCAGTATTTGGCATTGACCCCGAGGAAGAAGAGGCCCTATGACAACTGGCTGGAGGGCGTGCCGCGCTTTCTGGTCGGGCTGGTCTTCCAGCCTCGTGCCTGCTGCCTGGGAGCCCTGGCAGGGCTGGCGGGCTCCGCCTCAGCGGTCAGGAAGCAGGAGGTGCTCACCAGGTACCTGAAGCGGCTGCAGCCTGGGGCGCTGAAGGCGGGGCGGCTGCTGGAGCTGCTGCACTGCGCCCACGAGGCGCTGGATGCCGGGCTTTGGCAGCATGTGCTGCAGGGGCTCCCGGCCCACCTCTCGTTCCTGGGCACCCGGCTCACACCTCCCGACACCTACGTGCTGGGCAGTGCCTTGGAGGCGGCGGGCCGAGACTTCTCCCTGGACCTCCGCAGCACTGGCGTTGACCCCTCTGGACTGGGGAGCCTCGTGGGACTCAGCTGTGTCACCCGTTTCAG GGCTGCCTTGAGTGACACAGTGGAGCTGTGGGAGTCCCTACAGCAGCATGGGGAGGCCAAGTTACTCCGAGCAGTGAAGGAGAAGTTCACCATTGAGCCTTTCAAGGCTGAATCCATGAAGGATGTGGAAGACCTGGGCAACCTTGTGCAGATCCAGAG GACAAGAAGTTCCTCTGAAGACACGCCTGGGGAACTCCCTGCCATCCGAGACTTAAAGAAGCTGGAGTTTGC GCTGGGCCCCATCTTGGGCCCTCAGGCTTTTCCCAAACTGGTGAAGATCCTTGAGGCCTTTTCTTCCCTTCAGCATCTGGA CCTGGACTCACTGAGTGAGAACAAGATCGGGGATGAGGGTGTCGCCCAGCTCTCGGCCACCTTCCCTCAGCTGAAGGCCCTGGAGACGCTCAA TTTGTcccagaacaatatcactgactTGGGTGCCTGCAAGCTGGCGGAGGCCCTGCCCTTGCTGGCTGCGTCCCTCCTCAGGCTGAG CTTGTACAATAACTGCATCTGCGATGTGGGAGCTGAGAGCCTGGCACACGTGCTTCCAGACATGGTGTCCCTCCGGGTGCTGGA TGTCCAGTACAACAAATTCACAGCTGCCGGGGCCCAGCAGCTCACTGCCAGCCTGAGAAAGTGCCCTCACGTGGAGAAGCTGGC GATGTGGACGCCCACCATCCCTTTTGGCGTCCAGGAACACCTGCAGCAGCTGGACTCAAGGATCATCCTGAGATGA